GGTTTAACAAACATCCTTTGTTTCCTACAGATCGCCTCACAACAAAACCCGCCCCAAATGTCGCTATCAGAAAAGCGATTTGAATCGCTGGCTGGCCCGAAGCGAAGTCAGTGGCTTTGTGTAGAATTAAAATCTTATCAATTTACCAACAACATCATTAGACATCTCCAGAAATTAAAGGTGCGTTACCTGTAACCCTTGTAGAGACGTTGCATGCAACGTCTCTACATTCTTTTTTGGAGATGTCCATTGATTCGCAGGCGGGTTTTGGGGCTAGTTGAGAATGGTGCAATATCTTAGTTATAACCTTTTGATATACTCCCTCAGTACAGGTCGCAAAGTGTAAAAATTTGCTTGTTGTTCTAACAAGCAGCGCCGCGATAAAGATTGCAGCACGTTTAGTAAATCTGAGGATGTAATTAGGCTATTTTCTAGCAATTTTGCTAGATTGGAGCTATTTCTTTAGCCAACAAGGAGAGAACTTGTTTTTCTATTTCGGATAGGCGATCGAACTGTTGCTGTAAAACATCTTTCAAATCTTCCGGTAAAAATATAGGCTCATTTTGTAATATATCGCTCACGCTACTTCCCAACTCTTCTATCAAAGTAGCTACACTTTTTAACCATAAGGGGTTTCCTTCATATTTGTCTATAACTGCATCCCAGTTTTCTTCTTCTGCTAAACCTTTATCTCTAAGAATTTCCCTTGCGGATGCGTTATCCAAACCCTTGAGAGTTAAGGTACGAAGGGGAGTATGTTTAGATTTGAGTTGAGCAACTTCTCGCGGTTGTTCCCAACCTATTAGTAAAAAGCAACTGTTATGGGATAATTCTTCTATCTGTTTAAAGAGGGAACGATACTCTTCATATCCTTGTTTATAATAACCAGCCAACTGTCCGCTACTAAAGAGGTTGTGAACGTCATCCAAAACTACTAAACACCGATGCTTTTGCAAATATTTGAATAGTGGTAAGCGTGTTCCGTTAGTTGCAGTTAAATCCAGCTTTTCTGAGTTTGAGAAAAATTGGATTAGGTTCGTTTGAAATTCGGTAATAGTTGGAGATGTGGCGAGACTGTACCAAATTACATATTCAAACTCATCTTTAATCTGCTTGACAAGTTGCACTGATAGTGCTGTTTTGCCAATTCCACTCATTCCTAAGATGGTAACAAGGCGACAGTGTTCTTGGGTAATCGATTTGGCCAGGGTTTTGAGTTCGGGAGTGCGATCGTAGAAAGCACCCAACTCTGGCATCTCACTTAAATCTTGATGCGAGGTTTTAGTTTGTTTTGTGTTAACTGTTTCTTCATTAGGTGGATGTAAGTTTGGGATATTTGGTGGGTGTCTACTTTCTCCACAAAAATTAATACTACCAACTCGAACATGATCTTGTACAACGTTTGAAAATAAGGAGACTTGCAATCTCTCCATTGTCGATCGAAAATTCGATTTACTAACTTTTTTACCCAACTCCTTTGAAAGAATCTGCCATAATTCCATTCCTACTTCTCTAACACGATCTTCAGAACGATGAACTCCATTAGCAATTTCTTTATAGTCCTCATCATCCCATGTCCCCCGCAGAATCGTCTCTTGCAAATCATTAAGGTGCTTACCTGTTCTAGCAAATACGAGATCGTCTGCGAGTTTTATCACTTCCTTAAGGTTCATAGAGTTGGGTAGATGTCAAGGTTTGTGGTAGTATACCCAATTTTTCCCCACATTTCCCAATTTTTCCCCACATTTCCCCATATTCGATCGGTCATCAACTGGAAAAGTCCCGATATTGACCAGATTTTTGGCAATTGGAAATAGAAAAATTAATTGCTAGTCTGGATCGAGAGCAGTCAAAATCCTGGTGGTGGTGGCAGAACCATAAGGGTGTATGACGGGACTCAGCTTGTCAGAAAAATGTTGTGCCGAGGTTCGGACATCAATGGCACAGACAGCGTTATTACAACTTTTAGCGGAGCGGTATACAAAAGTACAGTTACTCATGCTCCAGACAAGCGGATAGCGCTAACGCGCTCTTTAAGCAATCTGACTTGTCCTTTCCATTAACTCTGTTTGTTAACTGTTAATTATCGAGGAATGTTTCATGAAATTTAATTTCACTGCTTCAACTTTGTTAGCGACTTTAGCTATTTTTAGTGTTGTAGCCCCTAAAGCGCAAGCGCAAGCAGTAAGTTTTGAGTGCGAGCAATCGGGTTCTGACCCCATTACTTGGGCAATACGAGATGGGAATCGGGCACCAGCTCCATTAATTATTTGGCGAAGCACCCTTGGCGACTGGGCTCCTCCAGAAAGATGTGAGGCAGTTACAAATCAATTAAATAGTCGAGTAACTGCGAATGGAGGTACTATGCGCGGTTTAGCTTTTAACGCCGGAGTTGTCAATCGTCAAACGGTAGTTTGTTTCACCAGCAGGAGCCGACCAGTTTGTAATAGTAGCAATATGCTTTTTACCCTTAATGCAAGAAACGCCCAAAACGTGGGTTCAGTTTTGAATAAGCTGGGAAGTGTAATTTATTCTATAGGTCAGGGAAAGCCTACTGTTAATAGTGGTGGTACGGCAGTCAATGCAGAAGATGCACTTGGTTTCTAAATTTTTATAATCTGAAAACAAGTTTATTTGCGCTGGGCTGCAACAAACCTGGGGAATTAAGAATCTCCAGGTTTTACACCAAATTTTAATCTCCAAAACTCTCTCGAATCCATAGAAGTAATTGTGGGTTTATTGTCAAGCACCTTCGGTTTCGGGCAACTAATAGTCATAGCCTCTATTTTGAGTGGATTGTCGCCCATCGCGACGTATCAGCTTAAATCTGACACCCAGAGACAATTTAGTGACCGTGCTAGTTTCTCAGTTCAATATATATTGGGGTGGCCAGAAGCTGGTGTATCAGTGCCAGCGATTGCACAGCAAGTGACTGTGCGGATTTTAACTAATGAGGGTGCTGGATCGGGTGCGATCGTTCAACGTCGAGGTCGAACCTATACTGTACTGACTTGCGCTCATGTTGTGGATGACATTAGTGATAACCGCTACACAATTTTGACAGCGGATGGTAACAGTCACTCCGCCCGTTGGTTGAGATCTATTGACTTTGGAGATACGGATTTAGCACTGGTGCAATTTACGAGCGATCGACCTTATCGAGTAGTTGTAATGGGCGACTCCAATGCCCTATCTGTAGGCGATCCTGTGTATGCTTCGGGATTTCCCAACTGGATATCTGTCAACTCGCGATTTCCTGTAGATACCCGTAATTGGGGACTAAAAGCTTATCGATTCACGACTGGGACAGTAGGAATGCTATCAGCGCGATCGCTGGAACGAGGATACAAACTCGGTTACAGCAATGATGTTGAGAACGGAATGAGCGGCGGGCCTGTACTAGATCGTAACGGTGGATTAATTGGCATTAATGGACGTTTGAAATATGCCCTCGCCGATATTGGTGCTTATACATTTGCGGATGGCACTGTACCTTCTGAGGC
This genomic stretch from Argonema galeatum A003/A1 harbors:
- a CDS encoding COP23 domain-containing protein; the encoded protein is MKFNFTASTLLATLAIFSVVAPKAQAQAVSFECEQSGSDPITWAIRDGNRAPAPLIIWRSTLGDWAPPERCEAVTNQLNSRVTANGGTMRGLAFNAGVVNRQTVVCFTSRSRPVCNSSNMLFTLNARNAQNVGSVLNKLGSVIYSIGQGKPTVNSGGTAVNAEDALGF
- a CDS encoding S1 family peptidase, producing the protein MPAIAQQVTVRILTNEGAGSGAIVQRRGRTYTVLTCAHVVDDISDNRYTILTADGNSHSARWLRSIDFGDTDLALVQFTSDRPYRVVVMGDSNALSVGDPVYASGFPNWISVNSRFPVDTRNWGLKAYRFTTGTVGMLSARSLERGYKLGYSNDVENGMSGGPVLDRNGGLIGINGRLKYALADIGAYTFADGTVPSEALFRQMEALSWAIPIATFQQKVGRF